The Listeria cossartiae subsp. cossartiae genome includes a region encoding these proteins:
- a CDS encoding COX15/CtaA family protein — MKKFLKVWSVLTIICMTVVVFGGALVTKTGSADGCGNSWPLCNGQLVRLTDVTPEKLIEFMHRMTTGISSIFVIVLAICAWIYMKNRRETKPLAIIAVLFLIIQALMGMAAVVWGQNPYIMALHFGISIICYASIVLLALMIFEVDRKFDARNLVMGTKLRVNIYALTIYTYLAVYTGALVRHEKASMAVPVWPFENGHFIMPTSVQDYVQYFHRLAAFILIVWLLYVTWLVFRDYRRYRVLTFSMVLSLVFIALQAVTGALSVYTGVNLYIALAHSLIITMLFALLCYLCLLASRSKNNRLRIK, encoded by the coding sequence ATGAAAAAATTCTTGAAAGTTTGGTCCGTACTGACGATTATTTGTATGACGGTCGTTGTGTTTGGCGGAGCGCTCGTGACGAAAACTGGTTCAGCTGACGGTTGTGGTAATAGTTGGCCACTTTGTAATGGGCAGTTAGTTCGTTTGACAGATGTTACTCCGGAAAAATTAATTGAATTCATGCACCGAATGACGACGGGAATCAGCTCGATTTTCGTTATTGTTTTAGCGATTTGTGCTTGGATTTATATGAAAAACCGTCGCGAAACAAAACCACTTGCGATTATCGCTGTTCTGTTTCTAATTATTCAAGCGCTAATGGGAATGGCGGCTGTTGTTTGGGGACAAAATCCGTACATCATGGCGCTGCATTTCGGTATTTCGATTATCTGTTATGCCTCTATTGTATTGCTGGCTTTGATGATTTTCGAGGTAGACCGGAAGTTTGATGCTAGAAATCTCGTGATGGGGACAAAATTACGCGTTAATATTTATGCGCTCACGATTTACACATACTTAGCGGTTTACACTGGCGCACTTGTACGACATGAAAAAGCAAGTATGGCTGTTCCGGTTTGGCCTTTTGAAAATGGGCACTTTATTATGCCTACTTCCGTGCAAGATTATGTGCAGTATTTCCACCGATTAGCAGCATTTATTTTGATTGTTTGGTTGCTATATGTGACGTGGCTAGTGTTCCGCGACTACAGAAGATATCGCGTGCTGACTTTTAGCATGGTGTTGTCGCTTGTATTTATTGCGCTTCAAGCCGTTACTGGTGCGCTTTCTGTTTATACAGGAGTGAATTTGTATATCGCGCTTGCTCATAGCTTAATTATTACGATGTTGTTCGCGTTACTTTGCTACTTATGTTTACTGGCATCAAGAAGTAAGAATAATCGACTACGAATAAAATAG
- a CDS encoding potassium channel family protein yields the protein MDKTKRKMIYETFMLILILLSLALLPYRNTFTLILNWIIWAIFTLDYLVRFYRADKKWHYVKTHPFQLIAIIPFYGGFRAARIVSFVHLLTITAMGRRYIVPIYSFFRSNGLNRFLMIFVLLVIIIPVPMVFIEPEINNYPDALWWAIVTATTVGYGDIVPVTPIGRILASIMMLFGIAFIGMITSTLTNFFRAKKTSTSSTQRASKITQLIADTPDLTKEEIAVVEQFLTLRKKELADENAKSDSE from the coding sequence TTGGATAAAACAAAGAGAAAAATGATTTATGAGACGTTTATGCTTATTCTCATATTACTTTCCCTTGCCCTATTACCGTACAGAAATACCTTTACACTTATTTTAAATTGGATTATTTGGGCGATATTTACACTGGATTACCTTGTTCGGTTTTACCGGGCAGATAAAAAGTGGCATTATGTGAAAACCCATCCATTTCAACTGATTGCGATTATTCCATTTTATGGTGGATTCCGCGCAGCCCGCATTGTTAGTTTTGTCCATCTTTTAACGATTACTGCGATGGGAAGACGTTATATTGTTCCGATTTATAGTTTTTTTCGTTCCAATGGTTTGAATCGATTTTTGATGATTTTTGTTTTACTTGTGATTATTATTCCCGTTCCGATGGTCTTTATTGAACCTGAAATCAATAATTACCCCGATGCACTTTGGTGGGCGATTGTGACGGCGACAACGGTTGGTTATGGGGATATTGTTCCTGTGACGCCGATTGGGCGGATTTTAGCTTCGATTATGATGCTGTTTGGGATTGCGTTTATCGGGATGATTACTAGTACACTTACCAACTTTTTCCGCGCGAAGAAAACATCCACTTCCAGTACACAAAGAGCGAGCAAGATTACCCAATTAATCGCGGATACGCCAGATTTAACGAAAGAAGAAATCGCGGTGGTAGAACAATTTCTGACATTACGAAAAAAAGAATTAGCCGATGAAAATGCAAAAAGTGATAGCGAATGA
- a CDS encoding MOSC domain-containing protein, with product MERKIIHLAVGKPKELTLQNNKKMMTGIEKRRVKTAFLTMNGFENDAPHNLKYHGGVDRTVCIYPYEHYTKWAEMFGEELQVSAFGENLIVTNMLESIVQIGDKFQIGETIIQVTEARNPCSTIEKFNAIPNLYKTIHETGLTGYLCRTIKPGKITETDEIKQIHEESHGVTVAFCHEKVLHKKGTKADFERILAVEALSERYRDQVEKRIKK from the coding sequence ATGGAACGAAAAATCATCCATTTAGCAGTCGGAAAACCAAAAGAACTGACCCTCCAAAATAACAAAAAAATGATGACAGGCATCGAAAAAAGGCGCGTAAAAACAGCATTTCTTACGATGAATGGCTTCGAAAACGATGCACCACACAATTTGAAATATCACGGTGGAGTAGATCGTACCGTTTGCATCTATCCATACGAGCATTATACAAAATGGGCAGAAATGTTTGGCGAAGAGTTACAAGTAAGCGCATTTGGCGAAAACTTAATCGTCACCAACATGCTAGAAAGCATAGTCCAAATCGGTGATAAATTCCAAATTGGCGAAACGATCATCCAAGTAACTGAAGCCCGCAACCCATGCAGCACAATTGAGAAATTCAATGCCATCCCAAATCTCTACAAAACAATCCACGAAACAGGGCTTACGGGCTATCTTTGCCGAACCATTAAGCCAGGCAAGATAACCGAAACAGATGAAATCAAACAAATTCATGAGGAGTCTCACGGGGTAACCGTTGCCTTTTGCCATGAAAAAGTACTGCATAAAAAAGGAACTAAAGCGGACTTCGAGCGTATTTTGGCTGTCGAAGCACTATCGGAACGTTACCGTGACCAAGTCGAAAAACGAATAAAAAAGTGA
- a CDS encoding YcnI family copper-binding membrane protein yields the protein MKKIISSLVVLLAVFIIPFQASAHVSVQPSESNVESWETYTMKVPSEKDAASKKIVLKVPKGVSFESYEPVPGWTTTVDKKNDTVTWQTEGNGIEKGQFQRFSFIAKNPSEEGEIAWNAYQYYEDGSIVEWVGAEDSETPHATTKIVKESSNSTTGSHGEVVAGAENTAEDTNDASDNTILLWTAVAISVIALITGILAILSRKK from the coding sequence ATGAAAAAAATTATTAGTTCGCTCGTCGTTTTATTAGCTGTTTTTATCATTCCATTCCAAGCAAGCGCCCACGTTTCCGTGCAACCAAGTGAGTCAAATGTTGAATCTTGGGAAACCTACACGATGAAAGTACCATCAGAAAAAGACGCCGCATCCAAGAAAATTGTTTTAAAAGTACCAAAAGGCGTGTCTTTCGAATCGTACGAACCTGTGCCGGGCTGGACAACAACCGTCGACAAGAAAAATGACACAGTGACTTGGCAAACAGAAGGAAACGGCATTGAAAAAGGTCAATTCCAACGTTTCAGTTTTATCGCTAAAAACCCAAGTGAAGAAGGGGAAATTGCTTGGAATGCTTACCAGTATTATGAAGATGGATCGATTGTCGAGTGGGTAGGAGCAGAAGATTCCGAAACCCCGCACGCGACAACGAAAATTGTAAAAGAATCGTCCAATTCAACAACAGGTTCACACGGAGAAGTAGTGGCGGGAGCTGAGAATACAGCAGAAGATACAAACGATGCAAGTGATAATACGATTCTGTTGTGGACCGCAGTAGCCATCAGTGTTATCGCACTTATTACCGGAATCCTTGCTATTTTAAGTCGAAAAAAATAA
- a CDS encoding copper resistance CopC/CopD family protein — MKLFKRVSFIVILLFILIVPVQHVSAHAYLENSNPADQSHIKTAPEKVTLVFNEEIEADFPLIEVKNSSGERVETGKTAVSKKNNHMVEASLPADLKADVYSVSWRVVSADGHAVTGLISFKLGDTKATFQATEVPSNGADLQISSIQKALLYIGFSLFIGMLLFGLGLYPRKEPLTEKISSRLKKVTWTALIFLGVALLMQLFVQTSITTGVSISKSFQPSQLAAFLTTKTGYIWISEFVVWLVLTIFTFIMIHKNKQSSWFALLTETALIGYLIFAKAQNGHAAASADKIVSITADMLHMVAASVWVGGILVLLFVLPRTGKARAIWSRFAIVAIIAVASILVSGLLMAVMNIGQMANLFTTNYGKLLLLKIGLFLLMALLGLGHYIYLKIKNQKIPFKTILVELIIGTIILLVASVLTNVQTPPPPAPKAFDETIAAEGEQAKINLRVEPATVGQNQFIITFTSADGAAKIDFEQVTITTKSTKTDEKSTFQAKRANDTQYFAEGLYINQTGKWEITVHGLTKDFTDINQTFTTNITQ; from the coding sequence ATGAAATTATTCAAAAGGGTCAGTTTTATTGTCATCTTATTATTTATCCTCATCGTGCCGGTTCAGCATGTTTCAGCGCATGCTTATTTGGAAAATTCGAATCCAGCCGATCAATCACATATTAAAACCGCGCCAGAAAAAGTAACGCTCGTTTTTAATGAAGAAATTGAAGCAGATTTCCCATTAATAGAAGTGAAAAATTCTAGCGGGGAACGAGTGGAAACTGGGAAAACAGCTGTTTCTAAAAAGAATAATCATATGGTGGAGGCTTCGTTGCCAGCTGATTTAAAAGCGGATGTCTATTCGGTTTCATGGCGTGTGGTTTCGGCTGATGGTCATGCGGTAACGGGCTTGATTTCCTTTAAGTTAGGGGATACTAAAGCGACATTCCAAGCGACCGAAGTACCATCGAATGGCGCAGATTTGCAAATTAGCTCGATTCAAAAAGCGCTATTATACATAGGATTTTCGTTGTTTATCGGGATGCTACTATTCGGCTTAGGTCTTTATCCGCGGAAAGAACCGCTGACCGAAAAAATATCTAGCCGTTTGAAAAAAGTAACTTGGACAGCGCTCATTTTTCTAGGTGTAGCGCTCCTGATGCAACTTTTCGTTCAAACAAGTATCACCACAGGAGTATCAATCAGTAAAAGTTTCCAACCAAGCCAGTTAGCGGCTTTCTTAACAACAAAAACAGGTTATATTTGGATTAGTGAGTTTGTTGTTTGGCTTGTGCTAACCATTTTCACTTTCATCATGATTCACAAAAATAAACAATCAAGCTGGTTCGCGCTTCTGACCGAGACCGCATTAATTGGCTATTTAATTTTCGCGAAGGCTCAAAATGGACATGCTGCAGCGAGTGCCGATAAAATAGTAAGTATCACAGCCGATATGCTTCATATGGTTGCAGCTAGCGTTTGGGTTGGCGGGATTTTGGTACTATTATTCGTCCTACCACGAACCGGAAAAGCGCGCGCAATATGGAGCCGCTTTGCCATCGTCGCAATCATCGCAGTCGCATCAATCTTGGTTAGCGGCTTGCTCATGGCGGTTATGAACATCGGGCAAATGGCCAACCTATTTACAACCAACTACGGCAAACTACTTCTTTTGAAAATCGGCTTATTTTTACTAATGGCACTGCTTGGTCTAGGGCATTACATCTATCTCAAAATCAAAAACCAAAAGATACCATTTAAAACGATTCTCGTCGAACTCATCATTGGAACCATCATCCTTTTAGTCGCAAGCGTTTTAACCAACGTACAAACTCCGCCCCCACCTGCACCAAAAGCATTTGACGAAACTATTGCTGCGGAGGGTGAACAAGCGAAAATCAATTTACGAGTGGAGCCCGCGACAGTTGGTCAAAATCAATTTATCATCACGTTCACTTCAGCAGATGGCGCGGCAAAAATAGATTTTGAACAAGTCACCATCACCACGAAATCCACCAAAACCGACGAAAAATCCACTTTTCAAGCAAAACGCGCAAATGATACGCAATATTTCGCGGAAGGACTTTATATTAATCAAACCGGAAAATGGGAAATTACCGTCCATGGTTTAACAAAAGATTTTACCGATATTAATCAAACATTTACGACCAATATTACTCAGTAA
- the mscL gene encoding large conductance mechanosensitive channel protein MscL — translation MKKMLVEFRDFALKGNVLDLAVAVVIGAAFGKIVSSLVDNIIMPLVGVLLGGLDFTDLSFKVGKSVIQYGAFIQSIVDFVIIAFAIFIFVKILTSFIKKKEQPVEETPVPPTEEYLKEIRDLLKEQQK, via the coding sequence ATGAAAAAAATGTTAGTAGAATTTAGAGATTTCGCGTTAAAAGGGAACGTACTTGACCTCGCTGTTGCGGTAGTTATCGGGGCTGCATTCGGGAAAATTGTTTCATCTTTAGTAGATAATATTATTATGCCACTTGTTGGTGTGCTTCTAGGTGGGCTTGATTTTACAGATTTAAGTTTCAAAGTCGGTAAATCAGTTATCCAGTACGGTGCTTTCATTCAATCCATCGTTGACTTTGTCATCATCGCTTTTGCCATTTTTATTTTCGTCAAAATACTTACTAGCTTTATTAAGAAAAAAGAGCAACCAGTGGAAGAAACACCCGTGCCTCCAACCGAGGAATACTTAAAAGAAATTCGCGATTTATTGAAAGAACAACAGAAATAA
- a CDS encoding DUF1672 family protein produces the protein MKKKIMVLLACLLLLGGCFNMNEKTEKEKAQEGTTPVQDYVGQGYSFVDGNKSAERVKEHEEEIKQEAINYMKTKYKTDVKVNNVVPARNGAVVIVESDAPIQFTTSVVVKFLLNKKDEIGSGTSDEGAVEQAIVGGLYAKAYEEEFEHLDEVAEKLARKNDLEGFTQEALDKTSPSGHQGKYYFITAINDDYLGVYNAYLNNTQISSNELQALFVKDDPTSKNMTIVMNYFSKEDKLPKQAVVDSLAEQFRKESNLPRGFYPINLFKNFIVNRVGLPDGEHIQAEVFIK, from the coding sequence ATGAAGAAAAAAATAATGGTTTTGTTAGCATGTCTATTATTATTAGGAGGTTGTTTCAATATGAATGAGAAAACAGAGAAAGAGAAAGCGCAAGAAGGCACTACGCCTGTGCAAGATTATGTAGGACAGGGCTATTCTTTTGTGGATGGGAATAAATCAGCGGAACGAGTGAAGGAACATGAGGAAGAGATAAAACAAGAAGCGATAAATTATATGAAAACAAAATATAAAACAGACGTGAAAGTGAATAATGTGGTACCAGCACGAAATGGAGCGGTTGTCATTGTGGAAAGCGATGCGCCAATTCAGTTTACTACTTCGGTTGTTGTAAAATTCCTCCTTAATAAAAAAGACGAAATAGGAAGTGGAACAAGTGACGAAGGGGCAGTTGAACAAGCGATTGTAGGCGGGCTATACGCAAAAGCATACGAAGAAGAGTTTGAACATTTAGATGAAGTTGCGGAAAAACTAGCAAGAAAAAATGATTTAGAAGGTTTCACGCAAGAAGCGCTAGACAAGACATCTCCTAGTGGTCATCAAGGGAAGTATTATTTTATAACTGCAATAAATGATGATTACTTAGGTGTATATAATGCATATTTAAATAATACACAAATTTCTTCGAATGAGCTTCAGGCTTTATTTGTTAAAGATGATCCAACAAGTAAAAACATGACAATTGTAATGAATTACTTTTCAAAAGAAGATAAGCTTCCAAAACAAGCAGTGGTAGATAGCTTGGCTGAGCAATTTCGGAAAGAATCAAACCTGCCACGAGGGTTTTATCCTATTAATCTATTTAAAAATTTTATTGTAAATCGAGTGGGATTGCCTGATGGTGAACATATACAAGCAGAAGTATTCATTAAATAA
- a CDS encoding DUF1672 family protein: MYAKAYEAEFKHLNDVAEKLAQKYDLVGMTDEALAKSSPYGNQGNHYFIALSYQEYSSVYNEYIENPQISAEELRILFTKDDPTSGYITIVMKFFSKEDKLPKQEVVDKLAKDFQQESGLPKGNYPFIIYKNLIINRVGLPDGENIEAKVSVK; encoded by the coding sequence TTGTACGCAAAGGCATATGAGGCAGAATTTAAACATTTAAATGATGTTGCAGAAAAATTAGCCCAAAAATATGATTTGGTAGGAATGACGGATGAAGCGTTAGCTAAATCATCTCCATATGGAAATCAAGGAAATCATTATTTTATTGCACTATCATATCAAGAGTACTCTAGTGTATATAATGAGTATATAGAAAACCCTCAAATTTCAGCAGAAGAATTACGGATTCTATTTACAAAAGATGATCCTACCAGTGGATATATAACCATAGTAATGAAGTTCTTCTCAAAGGAAGATAAATTACCTAAACAAGAAGTGGTAGATAAGTTAGCAAAAGATTTCCAGCAAGAATCAGGATTACCAAAAGGAAATTATCCTTTTATAATATATAAGAACCTTATAATAAACAGGGTTGGGTTACCTGATGGTGAAAATATAGAGGCAAAAGTATCAGTTAAATGA
- a CDS encoding DUF1672 family protein, with translation MILLASLLLLGGCFNINGKTEQEKAQEGTTPVQDYVDQGYSFVDGNKSAERVKKHDEEIKQVAIDFMKTKYKTEVEVTYVVPARNAAVVIVGCKEPIQFTTAVTVGFILNKDEVGFPKEEGAK, from the coding sequence ATGATTTTATTAGCAAGTTTATTATTATTGGGAGGCTGTTTCAATATAAATGGAAAAACAGAGCAAGAGAAAGCGCAAGAAGGCACTACGCCCGTGCAGGATTATGTAGACCAAGGATATTCATTTGTAGATGGGAATAAATCGGCAGAACGAGTGAAAAAGCACGATGAAGAGATTAAACAAGTTGCGATAGACTTTATGAAAACAAAATATAAAACGGAAGTAGAAGTTACTTATGTAGTTCCTGCTCGTAATGCGGCGGTTGTTATCGTGGGGTGCAAGGAGCCAATTCAATTTACAACAGCTGTTACGGTTGGCTTTATTTTAAACAAGGACGAAGTAGGGTTTCCTAAAGAAGAGGGGGCGAAATAG
- a CDS encoding DUF1672 family protein: MKKKVIVLLAGLLFLGGCFNINGKTEQEKAQEGTTPVQEYVGQGYSFVDGNKSAERVKEHEEKIKQEAINYMKTKYKTDVKVNNVVPARNGAVVIVESEAPIQFTTSVVVKFLLNNKDEIGSGTSDEGAVEQAIVGGLYAKAYEAEFKHLNEFTEELAQKYDLLGYTEEALSKTSPSGYQWKYYFVTVWYDDYLSPYEAYLANPNISAEELRILFNKVDSDSKNISIPMAFFSKEDKVPEQKLADKLAEEIKQEEGIPKGSYMVTLYKNFIVNRVGLPDGENVDVEGITK; encoded by the coding sequence ATGAAGAAAAAAGTAATTGTTTTGTTAGCAGGTTTATTGTTTTTAGGAGGCTGTTTCAATATAAATGGGAAAACAGAGCAGGAAAAAGCGCAAGAAGGCACGACGCCTGTGCAAGAATATGTAGGCCAAGGGTATTCTTTTGTGGATGGGAATAAATCAGCGGAACGCGTGAAGGAACATGAGGAAAAGATAAAACAAGAAGCGATAAATTATATGAAAACAAAATATAAAACAGACGTGAAAGTGAATAATGTGGTACCAGCACGAAATGGAGCGGTTGTCATTGTGGAAAGCGAGGCGCCAATTCAGTTTACTACCTCGGTGGTTGTAAAGTTTCTCCTTAATAATAAAGATGAAATAGGAAGTGGAACGAGTGACGAAGGAGCAGTTGAACAAGCGATTGTAGGTGGGCTTTACGCAAAGGCATATGAAGCAGAGTTCAAACATTTAAATGAATTTACAGAAGAATTAGCTCAAAAATATGATTTATTAGGTTATACAGAAGAAGCTTTAAGTAAAACATCACCAAGTGGTTATCAGTGGAAGTATTATTTTGTTACAGTTTGGTATGACGATTATTTAAGTCCGTATGAAGCATATTTAGCTAATCCAAATATTTCTGCGGAGGAGTTACGCATCCTGTTTAACAAAGTTGATTCTGACAGTAAAAATATTTCTATCCCAATGGCTTTTTTCTCAAAAGAAGACAAGGTACCTGAGCAAAAATTAGCTGATAAACTGGCTGAAGAGATTAAGCAAGAAGAAGGGATTCCTAAAGGGAGTTATATGGTTACGTTGTATAAAAATTTTATTGTAAACCGAGTAGGATTACCAGATGGAGAAAATGTAGATGTAGAAGGCATTACTAAATAA
- the groL gene encoding chaperonin GroEL (60 kDa chaperone family; promotes refolding of misfolded polypeptides especially under stressful conditions; forms two stacked rings of heptamers to form a barrel-shaped 14mer; ends can be capped by GroES; misfolded proteins enter the barrel where they are refolded when GroES binds), whose amino-acid sequence MAKDIKFSEDARRAMLRGVDQLANAVKVTLGPKGRNVVLEKKFGSPLITNDGVTIAKEIELEDPFENMGAKLVSEVASKTNDVAGDGTTTATVLAQAMIQEGLKNVTAGANPVGVRRGIEKAVATAIEELKAISKPIESKESIAQVAAISSGDEEVGKLIAEAMERVGNDGVITIEESKGFATELDVVEGMQFDRGYTSPYMVTDSDKMEAVLEKPYILITDKKINNIQEILPVLEQVVQQGRPMLIIAEDVEGEAQATLVLNKLRGTFNVVAVKAPGFGDRRKAMLEDVAILTGGQVITEDLGLELKTATIDQLGTANKVVVTKDDTTIVEGAGDSTQISARVNQLRAQMEETTSEFDKEKLQERLAKLAGGVAVVKVGAATETELKERKLRIEDALNSTRAAVEEGIVAGGGTALVSIYNKVAALEAEGDVETGINIVLRSLEEPVRQIAHNAGLEGSVIVERLKHEAVGVGFNAANGEWVNMIDAGIVDPTKVTRSALQNASSVAALLLTTEAVVADKPDENGPAAVPDMGMGGMGGMM is encoded by the coding sequence ATGGCAAAAGATATTAAATTTAGTGAAGATGCTCGTCGTGCCATGTTACGTGGTGTCGACCAATTAGCAAACGCAGTAAAAGTAACGCTTGGCCCAAAAGGTCGTAATGTTGTTTTAGAAAAGAAATTCGGTTCTCCGTTAATTACAAATGATGGTGTAACGATTGCAAAAGAAATCGAATTAGAAGATCCATTTGAAAACATGGGCGCAAAACTTGTATCTGAAGTTGCTTCTAAAACCAATGATGTTGCTGGTGACGGAACTACAACAGCTACCGTTTTAGCGCAAGCAATGATTCAAGAAGGCCTAAAAAACGTAACAGCTGGAGCAAACCCAGTAGGCGTTCGCCGCGGTATCGAAAAAGCCGTAGCAACAGCTATCGAAGAATTAAAAGCTATTTCTAAACCAATTGAAAGCAAAGAGTCTATCGCTCAAGTTGCTGCTATTTCTTCTGGTGATGAAGAAGTTGGTAAATTAATCGCAGAAGCAATGGAACGTGTTGGTAACGACGGCGTTATCACTATTGAAGAATCCAAAGGCTTTGCAACAGAATTAGACGTAGTAGAAGGTATGCAATTCGACCGCGGCTACACTAGCCCTTACATGGTAACTGATTCCGATAAAATGGAAGCTGTTCTTGAAAAACCATATATCTTAATCACAGATAAAAAAATCAACAACATTCAAGAAATCTTACCAGTTTTAGAGCAAGTAGTTCAACAAGGTCGTCCAATGTTAATTATCGCGGAAGATGTTGAAGGGGAAGCTCAAGCAACTCTTGTTCTAAACAAACTTCGTGGAACATTTAACGTAGTAGCAGTAAAAGCTCCTGGTTTCGGTGATCGTCGTAAAGCAATGCTAGAAGACGTAGCTATTTTAACTGGTGGCCAAGTAATCACAGAAGACTTAGGCTTAGAGCTAAAAACAGCTACTATTGATCAACTGGGAACTGCAAATAAAGTAGTCGTAACAAAAGATGATACAACAATCGTTGAAGGAGCAGGCGATTCCACTCAAATTAGCGCTCGTGTAAATCAACTTCGTGCGCAAATGGAAGAAACTACTTCTGAATTTGATAAAGAAAAATTACAAGAACGTTTAGCAAAACTTGCAGGTGGAGTAGCTGTCGTTAAAGTCGGCGCTGCAACTGAAACAGAGCTAAAAGAACGTAAATTACGTATTGAAGATGCGCTTAACTCTACTCGTGCAGCTGTAGAAGAAGGTATCGTAGCTGGTGGTGGTACTGCCCTTGTAAGTATTTACAACAAAGTAGCAGCACTTGAAGCAGAAGGCGACGTAGAAACTGGTATCAACATCGTGCTTCGTTCCCTAGAAGAACCAGTTCGCCAAATCGCGCATAACGCTGGACTTGAAGGTTCCGTTATCGTAGAACGCTTGAAACACGAAGCAGTTGGCGTTGGCTTCAACGCAGCAAACGGCGAATGGGTAAACATGATTGACGCTGGTATTGTGGATCCAACAAAAGTAACTCGTTCCGCACTACAAAACGCATCATCCGTTGCAGCACTTCTATTAACTACAGAAGCAGTCGTAGCAGACAAACCAGACGAAAACGGCCCAGCAGCTGTTCCTGATATGGGAATGGGTGGCATGGGCGGTATGATGTAA
- the groES gene encoding co-chaperone GroES, whose translation MLKPLGDRVVIEVLEAEEKTASGIVLPDSAKEKPQSGKIVAVGSGRVLENGTKEPLEVAEGDTVIFAKYSGTEVTYEGTDYLILRESDILAITK comes from the coding sequence TTGTTAAAACCATTAGGAGATCGTGTTGTAATTGAAGTACTTGAAGCAGAGGAAAAAACAGCGAGTGGGATTGTATTACCAGACTCTGCCAAAGAAAAACCGCAATCAGGGAAAATTGTTGCAGTCGGTTCAGGTCGTGTTCTAGAAAACGGAACAAAAGAACCACTTGAAGTTGCAGAAGGTGACACAGTAATTTTCGCAAAATACTCTGGAACAGAAGTGACGTATGAAGGAACTGACTATCTGATTTTACGTGAAAGTGACATTTTAGCAATTACTAAATAA
- a CDS encoding CPBP family intramembrane glutamic endopeptidase: MAKRYITIVLVYLLLLFSASIGIPIVQHIILSISSLSAEDAAAYGMVAWSIFSNLLSLAIIIPMLYRKPKENKIELGEKTKPLFSIVWIIGGVIGLYVAQIICSIIITMISGDMSSSANTELLVDLTKAAPIFLIFISILGPILEELVFRKVVFGGLNNVMNIHVAAVISSLFFGLLHGDISFLLTYFVIGLILCFLYTKTKRIVVSMGAHILMNTIVLLLSLGIIGG; this comes from the coding sequence TTGGCTAAACGTTATATTACGATTGTTTTAGTTTATTTGTTATTACTATTTTCTGCATCTATTGGAATTCCAATTGTTCAACATATTATATTAAGTATCTCTTCCCTTTCAGCGGAGGATGCTGCGGCTTATGGAATGGTAGCTTGGTCGATATTTTCTAATCTGTTATCGCTTGCCATTATTATTCCGATGCTTTATAGAAAACCAAAAGAAAATAAAATCGAACTTGGTGAAAAAACGAAACCACTATTTAGTATCGTTTGGATTATCGGTGGTGTGATTGGTTTATATGTGGCGCAAATCATTTGTAGCATTATTATTACGATGATTTCTGGGGATATGAGTAGTTCGGCGAATACTGAATTACTAGTTGACTTGACTAAAGCGGCGCCGATTTTCTTGATTTTCATTTCCATTCTCGGCCCTATTTTGGAAGAGCTTGTGTTTAGAAAAGTGGTTTTTGGTGGGCTGAACAATGTGATGAATATTCATGTGGCTGCGGTTATTAGTTCCCTTTTCTTCGGACTGCTTCATGGTGATATTTCGTTTTTACTGACTTATTTTGTCATCGGACTTATTCTTTGTTTCCTTTATACGAAAACGAAGCGGATTGTGGTTTCGATGGGCGCACATATTTTAATGAACACGATTGTTTTGCTTTTGAGTCTCGGAATAATTGGAGGATAA